A genome region from Anastrepha obliqua isolate idAnaObli1 chromosome 4, idAnaObli1_1.0, whole genome shotgun sequence includes the following:
- the LOC129244116 gene encoding basic salivary proline-rich protein 1-like, which produces MKIAIVLLFLALVCLANALTIDLGGLTGPSFGIAHPKQPQAKPEPQPELEPQPDSQPEQESEGLQGTTEPEQEPQSDSESEIDSGLNQWQNKYDSESQRPQGPPKPERAPQPESETDAGPNQWQNNYDSESQRPQRPPKPERAPQPESESDAGPNQWQNNYDSESQRPQRPPKPERAPQPESESDAGPNQWQNNYDSESQRPQRPPKPERAPQPESESDAGPNQWQNNYDAESQRPQRPPKPERRPEPESDIDSGLNQWQNKYDSESQRPQGPAKPDRKPQPESEIDSGLNQWQNNYDSESQRPQGPPKPDRKPQPESEIDSGLNQWQNKIDSESQRPQGPPKPERAPQPKPEKDSSHNPGQYSYYAESHRPHRHPKPEAQPESESEVEFVQNPWQLEFNSEFHHPQRHPKPQFEPQPESALDSVRDSWPQDFAHGQHRPHRHRKPEHEEEKVDLPNLSESSESKKTGYLPVIQKLSPYLVIPNFQQQKQQAAY; this is translated from the coding sequence ATGAAAATCGCAATTGTTCTACTATTTTTGGCTTTGGTCTGTTTAGCCAATGCTCTTACCATCGACTTGGGTGGTCTGACAGGGCCATCTTTCGGTATTGCGCATCCAAAACAGCCACAAGCAAAACCAGAACCTCAACCAGAACTAGAACCTCAACCAGACTCTCAACCTGAGCAAGAATCAGAGGGACTACAAGGGACTACAGAACCAGAGCAAGAACCACAGTCGGACTCGGAGTCGGAAATAGATTCTGGTCTCAATCAATGGCAAAATAAATATGATTCAGAATCTCAACGTCCACAGGGACCACCCAAACCTGAGCGCGCACCACAGCCAGAGTCGGAAACAGATGCTGGTCCAAATCAATGGCAAAATAATTATGACTCAGAATCTCAACGTCCACAAAGACCACCTAAACCTGAGCGCGCACCACAGCCAGAGTCGGAATCAGATGCTGGTCCAAATCAATGGCAAAATAATTATGACTCAGAATCTCAACGTCCACAAAGACCACCTAAACCTGAGCGCGCACCACAGCCAGAGTCGGAATCAGATGCTGGTCCAAATCAATGGCAAAATAATTATGACTCAGAATCTCAACGTCCACAAAGACCACCCAAACCTGAGCGCGCACCACAGCCAGAGTCGGAATCAGATGCTGGTCCAAATCAATGGCAAAATAATTATGATGCAGAATCTCAACGCCCACAAAGACCACCCAAACCTGAGCGCAGACCAGAACCAGAGTCGGATATAGATTCTGGTCTCAATCAATGGCAAAATAAGTATGATTCAGAATCTCAACGTCCACAGGGACCAGCCAAACCTGATCGCAAACCACAACCAGAGTCGGAAATAGATTCTGGTCTCAATCAATGGCAAAATAATTATGATTCAGAATCTCAACGCCCACAGGGACCACCCAAACCTGATCGCAAACCACAACCAGAGTCGGAAATAGATTCTGGTCTAAATCAATGGCAAAATAAGATTGATTCAGAATCCCAACGTCCACAAGGACCACCCAAACCTGAGCGCGCCCCACAGCCAAAGCCCGAGAAAGATTCTTCCCACAATCCAGGACAATATAGCTATTATGCAGAATCTCATCGTCCACATAGACATCCCAAACCTGAGGCACAACCAGAATCAGAATCTGAGGTAGAGTTCGTCCAGAACCCATGGCAATTAGAATTCAATTCGGAATTCCATCATCCACAAAGGCACCCCAAGCCTCAGTTTGAACCACAGCCGGAATCTGCACTAGATTCCGTACGTGACTCATGGCCTCAAGATTTTGCTCATGGACAACATCGTCCACATAGGCACCGAAAACCAGAACATGAGGAAGAAAAAGTTGATTTGCCAAATCTATCAGAGTCCagtgaaagcaaaaaaactgGGTACTTGCCAGTAATCCAGAAGCTAAGCCCATACCTCGTGATACCAAACTTtcagcaacaaaagcaacaggctgcgtattaa